The Streptomyces sp. NBC_00536 DNA segment GGCGAGGGTGTGGGCGTGGACGATCCGGAACAGGGCTTCGGTCTGGGCGTCCACGCGGCCCTTGGCCTTGCCGAGGCCGGTCTCGGCCAGAGCCCGGCAGTGTTCGGGCCGGTGCAGCTTGAGGCCCTGCATCGCCATGGTGCGCATGACGAAGCCGTCGTGGCCGGTGATCCCGGACTCCACGGCGAGGCCGTAGGACTGGAGGTAGTAGCGCTGGGCGAGGCCTTGCTGTCCGGCGTCGTAGGACTTCCAGCCCAGCAGGTGGACGCCCCGGCTGGCGGCCGACAGCATCTGCTGGCGGGTCTCCTCGGTGCGGAACCGGCCCCGGCACAGGGGGGCGACGTCGTCCCGCAGGTAGGTGACCAGGGCGGACCGTCCGTGCTGGCCGCCGTGGCGCTCGTCCATCTCGGAGAACATGCCGATCATGTCGCGGACGGCGGCAACTTCGGCCATGCCGATGATCTGCCCGGTGCGGGCGGCGGCGGTGCGGGCAGCGATCTCCCCGACGTGCGCGAGGGGGAGGGCGGCGGCGGCCACCGAGTACGCGGAGGCCGCCAGGAAGCGTCTGCGGTCCAACTCGGCCCTCCACATCGGGATCAGGGAGTCGAGCGGATCGGCCCCCACCGTCAGCCCGATGCTTTCATGCCCATCGGCGGCGGCTTCGGGGAACCCGAGGTCGCAGGAGGTCAGCAGGCGGCCCAGCCGGCGGGAGAGCGCGACGGCCAGGTACCGGCCGGTGCCGGACTGCGGCCGGGTGCCCGCGATCCAGTGCTCCACCGCCGACTTGTTGGTGCGCAGGCTCGTCCCGCACTCGGCCGCGACGGCCCGCACCGCCTTGGCGACGGCCTCGTACGTCCAGCCGGATTCGGCGACGAGGTCGCGGAGCTTGTCGTTCGGCGTGCGCGTGGCCATGAGCACCTGCCCGTATACCCGATATACCGCTTTGCCTGCCTCACACCGTACTCCCGCGCGGTGACGCGGAGTTCACTATTCATCACGCCAGCCCGACAGGAATGGACAGTGACGACCATGCCGACGCAGTCAGCGCATCAGGACACGGAGGGGAGTCCGCCGCAGCGGCTGCTCCAGCTCGCCTCACCCGAAGGCAGGGTCCTGACGGTGGTCCGCGCCGACGGCACCACCGCGAAGCTGCCGGTCGACGTGGTCCTGATCAGCGAGACGGTGTCCCAGGTCCTGGAGCACCGGGAAGGCACCCCCGATCGCACGGTGTGCGCGCAGTGGTTCCGGTGGCTGGCGGGGCACCTGAGGCTCCTGGCACCGATCGCCGTGCAGCAGGCCCCCCGCTGGGGAGACCCGGAGCGCACGGAGCTGGTCGAGGAGGGGGCCGCCGCTGTCGACCGGGCCCTGGCCGCCGGACTGCCCGCCGACCAGCACGCCGCCTACGTTTACGTCCAGGAGCTCGCCCGGGAGTGCCGGGGCCTGCTCGGTCTCGTCCTGGACCAGCCCGGGGACGGGCGGTGAGCCCGGTGGCCGCGCGCCGGAAGAACCCCCGGCTACGCGTCGGCGACCCGGTGACCGGGCGGACGTACGTGGAGCCGGAGGACCGCGGCCGCGAGTCGCCGAAGCCGATCACCGGGACCGTCTCCCAGATCGGGTCCGGCTGGGACGGTGTGGACGAGGGCCTCGCCTACGTGTGGGTGCGCCTGCCGTCCGGCCGGGAGGCGAAGGCCTTGGCCCAGGAGCTGGAGCCCGCCCCGTCCGCCGGCGCAGGTGCCCCCCGTCACCTGCCGCGGCGGCCATGAAAGCTGCCGCGCGTCCGGGCGGGACCACGGCCCCGGGCGCGCGGCGTTCCACCGCACCAACCGCACCGGCCCACCAGGGGCGTGCGGGCACATCATCAGCACCTCGTCGAAGGAGACCGAGATGAGCACGAGCATGCCCAACCCCGCGCAGGTGGCCCACCGGGCGACCGAGGTCCTGGACGCGATCCTTGCCGACGAGGAGTTCGCCGCGTTCGAGGCCGCCACCCTGGAGTACAGCAGCGACTGGCAGTGCTTCACCGGGTTCCCCGTCATCGAGCGCTGGAGCCTGGACCGAGACAAGGGGCCTCTGTTCACCGAGGGGCTGCGGGCCCTCGCCCTCAAGGCGGCCGTCGCCGACCTCACCGGCGACGAGCGCCTGGCCGAGGTCGCCGTCGCGGTGCCGGTGGACGAGATGACCCACGCGATGATCGCCCAGCCCCAGCTGTTCGCCCGGATCGCGGCCCGGACCGGCTTCCAGCTCATCCACCAGACCGACCAGGAGCACACCGACTACACCGAGGGCGACTTCACCCACCGCGCCTACCGGCTGGCCTGGGGCGAGCCCCCGGCCCGCTACTGGCTCCCGAAGGGCGAGGTGGACCGGCGCGTCGGCATCCTCACCGAGCGGTACGCGAGCATCGGGATGGACCGGGCCGGGCGCGAGCACGCCATCGACTTCGCGGCCGCCTAGCCGCGGGCCTGCCACCAGCGGCGCCGCCGGGCCGGTTCAGCCGGGATGACGACCGGTTCGGGCGGCGGGGCGATCCGGTCCGGCGCCAGCCCCACCTTGTGGGGATGGACGCAGGCAGGGGTCCCGTCGGCGGTGTACCGGTGTCCGTCGGCCGGATTGAACGGACACTCCCGCGAAGGCCGGTCGAACACCACGAAGGCTTCGCGCGGGAGCCGCAGCGCAGGACAGATCCCGCACGACAGATGGTCGGGGTTCGTCACGAACGGCGTCGGCGTCTCGTCCATGGCGGGACGGTAGCGCAACGGACCACCAGTCGAGGCCTCCTTCCCCGCATCCGTCCGCCGCACCGGTCCGCCGGCACAGACGCCCTGGCCCTGTTGTGATCTGACCCCCCGTGACTGTGAGCCCCTGCCGTCGCCCGGCAGGGGCTCACGCGCGCCCGCGCCGTCAACCGTCCGAGCGCAACTCACCCCAGAAACTCACCTCTTAAGAGGTGAGTTTCTGGATATGCTGAGGTCATGACCACAGAGGCCGCAGTCGACATCGACGCCGTCATCCCCGAGCCCGCGCCCATCCCGTCGCTGGAACTCGTCCCCGACATCCCCGCCACACCTGTCGCAGAGATCGCGGCCGGAGTCACCGCCGCCCTGGTAGCCGGGTGGAACGCGATCCGCGTACGACACCCGGACCTGCCCGAGGCAGTCGTCAGCATGGCCACCGGCGGCCGCGCGAGCTCCGTCGAGCTGGCCCACTTCGCGCCCCGACGGTGGCGCCTGCGCGAAGGCGACGCCGTGCACCACGAGGTGTTCGTCACCGCGGAGTCGCTCGCCGACGGCGCGGACAAGGTCTTCGGCTACCTGCTGCACGAGGCCGTCCACGCGGTCTGCGAAGCCCGAGGAGAGGACGACTGCTCCGCCAGCCAGTACCACAACAAGGTCTTCCGCCGGGTGGCCCAGGAACTGGGGCTGATCGAACGCCAGCACATTGAGCCCAAGTGGAAGAAGAAGTACGGGTTCGCGGGCTACTCGGTTCTGAGCGAGGAGACCAAGACCGCCTACGCCGAGCAGATCACCGCCCTGGACGCGGCGATGCAGGCCACCCGTACGCCCGATCTCTACCTCTCCAGCACCCGGGGAGGCGGCGGCAAGGGTAAGTCGACCGGCGGCGTCGACGCCTCCGCCGGCGACGACACCGGCGAGGAGAGCGAGACCCCGGCGAAGAAGGAGAAGGAAGACCGCAACTACGTCAAGGCCACCTGTCGATGCACCCCGGCCGCGGTCATCCGGGTGTCGCCCCAGACCCTGGCGCGCCGCAGGATCATGTGCGGCGAGTGCGTGTCCGACTTCACCGTGGGGGAGTCCGAGGAGTGAGGGTGGTCTATCTAGCCAGATAACCCGCGGGCCCCGGCGGTCCCCTCGCGCAGAGGGGGGAGCCGGGGCCCGCTTCGTGTGCGGCTTGCCCGCCGTCGATCCTTCGGTCCAGGCGCCTGGAGCGAAGTGCGGAGAGTGCGGCCCTGGTGCCAGCCGTAAAACCGGTACCTAGGGGCGGGCCGCGGACCCCACGGTCGAAGGTGTGAACCCCCTTCGGCGACGTGTCGCCGGGTACGACCGCGTAACCCGATTTGAGCGTAGCGCCCTCCGGACTTCTGGCGAAGCCCCGGGCGGCAGTTGTGACGAGCGGGGCCCGTCGAGGTTGATCAGCTGCCTTCGGTGGAGAAGTGCAGGGCGGCGGCGGTGACGAACCGGTCCGCCGCCGCGATGGCCCTCTCGCGAAGCGCGTCGAGGCTCTCGTGGTCCGGGGCTTCGCGCAGCGCGACGGCGGCGCGGGCCGCTTCCTCGGCGGCCGCCGTCAGCGAGGGCATCAGGATGGAGACGGTGACCTTCGGCGCCTCGATGGCGGAGCGGGTGGCGTGGGACTCAGCCCGGGCTGCGGCGAGGACCTCGGGGGCGGCTTCGTCGAGCCGCAGGCCCTCCCGTACGGCCATGGCGCGGCGGTGGCCGGCGAGGGCGGCGGCGAACGCGGTGGCGGCCGCCAGCTCCTTGTCCTGGCGGTGCTCCTGGCGGGCCTCTATGAAGCTCGTGCGGGTCGTGCGGTGCTGGATGGCTCCGGCCACCACCGCACCGAGCAGCGTCCCCAGGACGGCAATCGCGGTGCTCAGCATGAGCCCTCCATGCGGGTGGCCGGTCCGGAGGCGACGGAGTCGCGCCGGTCGTCCCAGCCCGTGCAGTGGGTGGTCTCGCGGCCGTCGGTCGCCCAGCGGACGGTGATCTGCCACGACGGCCAGGTGGCCCGCGGGCCGCGGTCGATCTCGATCACCTCGTACTCCTCGCCGCCGGCGACGAGCCG contains these protein-coding regions:
- a CDS encoding DUF6415 family natural product biosynthesis protein; the encoded protein is MPTQSAHQDTEGSPPQRLLQLASPEGRVLTVVRADGTTAKLPVDVVLISETVSQVLEHREGTPDRTVCAQWFRWLAGHLRLLAPIAVQQAPRWGDPERTELVEEGAAAVDRALAAGLPADQHAAYVYVQELARECRGLLGLVLDQPGDGR
- a CDS encoding protein kilB encodes the protein MLSTAIAVLGTLLGAVVAGAIQHRTTRTSFIEARQEHRQDKELAAATAFAAALAGHRRAMAVREGLRLDEAAPEVLAAARAESHATRSAIEAPKVTVSILMPSLTAAAEEAARAAVALREAPDHESLDALRERAIAAADRFVTAAALHFSTEGS